GGCTCTCGAAGCTGTCGAGGGGGTGAGCGAGGCCCGCATTGCCGTTATGGCTGAGCGCGTCGACCGGCGGTTCATTGCGATTGGTTCGGGCAAAGGCGGTGTCGGCAAGTCGACTTTGACCGCCAATCTTGCAGTCGCGCTCAAGCGGATGGGCCATAATGTCGGCGTCGTCGATGCCGATATTTACGGGCCGTCGCAGCCTACTTTGTTGGCGAGCGAGAAAGAAAAGCCCGAAGCGGTTGAGCAGACGTTGCAGCCGGTACGCGGCGTGATGGGTATCCCGATGCTGTCGATGGGCCACCTGATTGCGCCGGGCAAGGCAATCGCATGGCGCGGGCCGATGGCAGCCGGAGCGTTGACCCAGCTGGTTGAGGCGGATTGGGGTGATGCCGACATCATCCTGATGGATCTTCCGCCGGGGACAGGCGATGTGCAGCTGACCATGGTGCAAAAGCACAAGCCGCAAGGGGCGATCATCGTCTCCACCCCGCAGGACCTGGCCCTGATCGATGCTGCCCGGGCCGGGCAATTGTTCGAAACCGCAGGTGTTCCAGTGATTGGCTTGGTCGAGAATATGGCCGGCTATGCCTGCCCCCATTGCGGCGAAGTGAGTGATCCCTTCGGTCAGGGCGGTGTGGAGAAGATCGCAGAGCGGTTGGAACTGCCTTTCCTAGGCCGTATCCCCCTGACCATGGCCATTCGCGAAGCCAGTGATAAAGGAACACCGCCTGCCGCCGATGATGGCGACGCCGGGGCCGCGTTCACCGCAATTGCCGCCCAGCTGTCGGACTGGCTGCGCCAGGGGCAGGCCGCCTGATGCCGGTCAGCCGACGCGGAGTGCTTGCGGGCGCCGCAGTCGGCGGAGGGTTGCTGGTCGCGTGGGCATTGATGCCACGCACATTTAGTACACCGCTGGAGCCTGCCGAGGGCGAAACAGCTTTCGGGGCCTGGCTCAAGATCG
This is a stretch of genomic DNA from Parerythrobacter jejuensis. It encodes these proteins:
- a CDS encoding Mrp/NBP35 family ATP-binding protein, with protein sequence MLNETILKSALPEAIAARVSSLLVKPDAVTAVLDGTGLDGKGRADLEAGAKQALEAVEGVSEARIAVMAERVDRRFIAIGSGKGGVGKSTLTANLAVALKRMGHNVGVVDADIYGPSQPTLLASEKEKPEAVEQTLQPVRGVMGIPMLSMGHLIAPGKAIAWRGPMAAGALTQLVEADWGDADIILMDLPPGTGDVQLTMVQKHKPQGAIIVSTPQDLALIDAARAGQLFETAGVPVIGLVENMAGYACPHCGEVSDPFGQGGVEKIAERLELPFLGRIPLTMAIREASDKGTPPAADDGDAGAAFTAIAAQLSDWLRQGQAA